In Pocillopora verrucosa isolate sample1 chromosome 13, ASM3666991v2, whole genome shotgun sequence, one genomic interval encodes:
- the LOC131773889 gene encoding guanylate kinase, which yields MSVGKIRSLVLFGPSGCGKSTLKKKLMNDYPAKFGFSISHTTRHPRPGEIDGKDYHFTDCDVMQKSINAGEFIESAVYNQNLYGTSKKAVQDVLDEGKVCLLDIDMQGVISLKRADMDCYYLFVKTPTLEELERRLRARGTETEDSLSRRLATARKELAYAEEPGNFDSVIINDDLEKAYVDLKNRIHKDVVSLW from the exons ATGTCAG TTGGAAAAATCAGATCATTAGTTTTGTTTGGTCCAAGTGGTTGTGGCAAGAGTACACTTAAGAAAAAGTTGATGAACGATTATCCTGCAAAGTTTGGCTTCTCCATATCAC ACACTACAAGACATCCACGACCTGGGGAGATAGATGGAAAAG ATTACCACTTTACTGATTGCGATGTGATGCAGAAGAGTATTAATGCTGGTGAATTTATTGAGTCAGCAGTTTACAATCAAAATCTTTATGGAACTAG CAAAAAGGCAGTACAAGATGTTTTGGATGAAGGCAAAGTTTGCTTGCTGGACATAGATATGCAG GGCGTGATTAGTTTGAAGAGAGCAGACATGGATTGTTATTATCTCTTTGTTAAGACACCTACATTAGAGGAACTG GAAAGACGCCTTCGTGCTCGAGGAACAGAGACAGAAGATTCGCTTTCAAGGAGACTAGCTACAGCGAGGAAGGAACTAGCTTATG CTGAAGAGCCTGGCAATTTTGACAGTGTGATCATTAATGATGATCTCGAAAAAGCCTACGTCGATTTAAAGAATAGGATTCACAAG gATGTTGTTTCCCTCTGGTAG
- the LOC131773894 gene encoding frizzled-5-like — MHVTRRIVYVALIFSSAFYVALSRERKCEKIKIPLCQSVGYNFTYMPNMFNHDTQEEAALEVHQFWPLVEIKCSADLKLFLCSIYAPICQPNFRKEIPPCRSLCQQAREGCAPLMRQYGFSWPKRMRCENFPKFGNKICVGKNESTTTPTSTTARTTSAPISAKGGDSGNQAVNCCSCRPPFVSLTDEKLKPNLRDISTGGVPHCVMSCNKTYFSQDQENFASFWIGLWAVLCFISTLVTSLTFLIDMQRFRYPERPIIFLSVCYCFVAIGYIIRFIAGYKNVACDSQGLMRYETSGPAACTIVFLLIYFFGMASSLWWVILSFTWFLSAGMKWSTEAITNYSQYFHVAAWLVPAIQTIAVLAMSTVDGDPVSGICFVGNHNLQSLIVFVVVPLLVYLVFGTSFLIAGFYSLVRIRKVLRMQTDKLIKTDKLEKLMIRIGVFSVLYTVPATIVVACYFYEFVNRETWERSVVCADCNNVNQVRPDHSVFIIKYFMALVVGITSGFWIWSGKTIESWKRFCNRLLGNTQARREKGERTVTATV, encoded by the coding sequence ATGCATGTAACACGCCGCATCGTGTATGtagctttgatattttctagCGCGTTCTACGTCGCTCTCAGCAGAGAAAGGAAATGTGAAAAGATCAAGATACCTTTGTGTCAAAGTGTTGGCTATAACTTCACATACATGCCAAACATGTTCAACCACGACACACAGGAAGAAGCGGCGCTTGAAGTTCATCAATTCTGGCCGCTAGTCGAGATCAAGTGTTCGGCAGACCTGAAGCTCTTTCTGTGCTCCATTTATGCTCCTATATGTCAGCCGAACTTTAGGAAAGAAATTCCCCCATGTCGATCGCTTTGCCAGCAAGCAAGGGAAGGTTGTGCGCCTCTTATGCGCCAGTACGGCTTTTCGTGGCCCAAACGAATGAGATGCGAAAACTTTCCTAAATTTGGAAATAAGATATGTGTAGGAAAAAACGAAAGTACAACAACTCCGACGTCAACAACAGCTAGAACAACAAGTGCACCGATATCGGCGAAAGGAGGTGATTCGGGCAATCAGGCGGTCAACTGTTGCTCTTGCAGACCGCCGTTTGTGTCATTAACTGACGAAAAACTTAAACCGAATTTGCGGGACATTTCTACAGGGGGTGTCCCACACTGTGTTATGTCTTGCAATAAAACGTACTTCTCGCAGGATCAAGAAAACTTCGCATCGTTCTGGATTGGACTGTGGGCTGTCCTGTGTTTTATCTCTACCCTCGTAACCTCGCTGACGTTTCTTATCGACATGCAACGGTTCAGATATCCCGAGCGACCGATCATTTTTCTGTCCGTCTGCTATTGCTTTGTGGCTATAGGTTACATCATTCGCTTCATCGCCGGATACAAGAACGTGGCATGCGATTCTCAAGGCTTGATGAGATACGAAACATCAGGACCGGCCGCATGTACCATCGTTTTTCTACTGATTTATTTCTTTGGAATGGCATCGTCACTGTGGTGGGTCATATTGTCCTTCACCTGGTTTCTCTCTGCTGGGATGAAGTGGTCAACAGAGGCCATCACCAACTATTCACAGTACTTTCATGTGGCCGCATGGCTTGTTCCAGCGATACAAACCATCGCTGTCCTAGCGATGTCTACAGTAGATGGAGACCCAGTCAGTGGGATTTGTTTTGTCGGAAATCATAACCTTCAGAGTTTGatcgtttttgttgttgtaccCCTTCTCGTGTACCTGGTGTTTGGGACGTCCTTTTTAATAGCGGGTTTCTACTCATTGGTTCGTATTCGGAAAGTTTTACGTATGCAGACTGATAAACTGATCAAAACTGATAAACTTGAAAAGCTAATGATTCGCATCGGAGTCTTCTCTGTCTTATACACTGTGCCCGCCACTATTGTTGTGGCTTGTTATTTTTACGAATTTGTAAACAGGGAAACCTGGGAGAGATCCGTGGTGTGTGCGGATTGCAACAATGTAAATCAGGTTCGACCGGACCATTCGGTGTTTATTATCAAGTATTTCATGGCGTTGGTTGTCGGCATCACGTCGGGATTTTGGATCTGGTCTGGTAAGACAATAGAATCTTGGAAAAGATTTTGCAATCGACTACTTGGCAACACACAAGCACGAAGAGAAAAGGGGGAAAGAACTGTAACGGCCACTGTTTGA
- the LOC131773895 gene encoding uncharacterized protein gives MATFTQLFRGGQSTSLDKITKNIRRPAIYNRNYHHKILRRKKQSAIEEKVDIQSILRSSEKSSSESSSMRHSVSDANSLTAAKKPSKNVDIQMWQRSQERTSLLRKGEKRVAIIAVVSMLIGFVAIKSFVSVGKKWRISGDSVGEQSS, from the exons ATGGCAACCTTCACTCAACTGTTCAGAGGAGGTCAGTCAACCAGCTTAGACAAGATTACGAAGAACATCCGAAGGCCAGCCATTTACAATAGAAATTATCATCATAAGATTCTAAGGAGAAAAAAGCAGAGCGCCATTGAGGAAAAGGTTGATATCCAGAGTATTTTAAGAAGTTCAGAAAAAAGTTCAAGTGAATCATCTAGCATGAGGCACAGTGTCAGCGATGCCAATAGTCTTACTGCAGCCAAAAAGCCTTCTAAGAATGTCGATATTCAAATGTGGCAGAGATCACAAGAAAGAACATCCTTACTGAGGAAGGGTGAAAAAAG GGTGGCTATTATAGCAGTTGTGTCAATGCTGATAGGATTTGTGGCCATTAAATCATTTGTTTCTG TTGGTAAAAAATGGAGAATCTCTGGTGACTCAGTTGGGGAGCAGTCTTCATAA